In a single window of the Raphanus sativus cultivar WK10039 chromosome 9, ASM80110v3, whole genome shotgun sequence genome:
- the LOC108827008 gene encoding uncharacterized protein LOC108827008 has translation MAGTKDSHIVEIPVDEEHKEKQQQLVTVPNPGILRAIQQHPLSEISESPGHLLLLKLWQREEDLFCRRVLRKESRLESIKREIFQLCCFFLIFHGFFFTILYSSSCSDDDDVVDAVCKKWWIPSALSLATSLVLVFLVQAKLFLFWKVSRGVHRERNDNRTLTRCVLELRMKGSSFDLSKEPMSGKRMKSSSVEIKWKPVTWFSQYLITIVLLCFAGFFFPVSKFILCGF, from the coding sequence ATGGCCGGAACTAAAGATTCTCATATAGTCGAGATTCCTGTAGACGAAGAGCACAAGGAGAAGCAGCAACAGTTGGTCACGGTCCCAAATCCGGGAATACTAAGGGCGATTCAGCAGCATCCCTTGTCCGAGATCTCAGAGTCTCCAGGCCATCTGTTGCTTCTGAAGCTATGgcaaagagaagaagatctcTTCTGCCGCCGCGTCCTACGCAAAGAATCAAGGCTCGAGTCAATCAAAAGAGAGATCTTTCAGCTCTGCTGCTTCTTCCTCATATTCCACGGCTTCTTCTTCACGATCCTttactcttcttcttgctctgatgatgatgacgtAGTTGATGCGGTCTGCAAGAAGTGGTGGATACCTTCTGCGTTGTCGCTAGCCACCTCGCTGGTTTTGGTGTTTCTGGTTCAGGCTAAGCTGTTCTTGTTCTGGAAAGTTTCCAGAGGAGTTCACAGGGAGAGGAACGATAACAGGACGCTCACGAGGTGTGTGTTGGAGCTGAGGATGAAAGGGTCGAGCTTTGATCTGTCCAAGGAGCCGATGAGTGGGAAGAGGATGAAGAGCTCAAGCGTTGAGATCAAGTGGAAGCCTGTTACTTGGTTCTCTCAGTATTTGATCACCATTGTTCTTCTTTGCTTTGCAGGGTTCTTCTTTCCTGTCTCCAAGTTCATCCTCTGCGGATTTTGA
- the LOC108826510 gene encoding transcription factor MYB80, which translates to MGRIPCCEKENVKRGQWTPEEDNKLASYIAQHGTRNWRLIPKNAGLQRCGKSCRLRWTNYLRPDLKHGQFSEAEEHIIVKFHSVLGNRWSLIAAQLPGRTDNDVKNYWNTKLKKKLSGMGIDPVTHKPFSHLMAEITTTLNPPQVSHLAEAALGCFKDEMLHLLTKKRVDLNQINFSNPNPNTNNFNRTVDNEAGKMKIDCLENGNGIMKLWDMGNGFSYGSSSSSFGNEEKNDGPASPAVAAWRGHGGIRTAVADTAAAEEEERRKLKGEVVDQEEIGSQGPRGDGMLMMRSHHDQNQHHVFNVDNVLWDLQADDLINHVV; encoded by the exons ATGGGTAGGATTCCATGCTGTGAAAAGGAGAATGTGAAGAGAGGACAATGGACTCCTGAAGAAGACAACAAACTGGCTTCTTACATTGCTCAACATGGTACTCGTAATTGGCGTCTCATCCCTAAAAACGCTG GATTGCAGAGATGTGGGAAGAGTTGTAGATTACGGTGGACAAACTATTTGCGTCCTGACCTGAAACATGGTCAATTTTCTGAGGCTGAAGAACATATCATTGTCAAGTTTCACTCTGTTCTTGGTAACAG GTGGTCGTTGATTGCGGCACAGCTTCCTGGTCGAACAGACAACGATGTGAAAAACTATTGGAACacaaagctgaagaagaagttgTCCGGAATGGGAATAGATCCCGTGACCCACAAGCCTTTCTCGCATTTAATGGCAGAGATAACCACTACACTCAATCCTCCTCAGGTCTCTCACCTCGCTGAAGCTGCCCTCGGATGCTTCAAGGACGAGATGCTTCACTTGCTCACCAAGAAACGTGTTGACCTAAACCAAATCAACTTCTCCAACCCAAACCCTAACACTAACAACTTTAACCGAACAGTTGATAACGAAGCTGGTAAGATGAAAATAGATTGTTTGGAGAATGGGAATGGGATAATGAAGCTATGGGACATGGGAAACGGATTCTCCTACGGATCATCTTCGTCATCGTTTGGGAATGAAGAGAAAAATGATGGACCGGCGTCTCCTGCGGTTGCGGCGTGGAGGGGTCACGGTGGAATACGTACAGCAGTGGCTGACACTGCGGcagcggaggaggaggagaggaggaAACTGAAGGGAGAAGTGGTTGATCAAGAGGAGATCGGATCACAAGGACCAAGAGGAGATGGAATGTTGATGATGAGAAGCCATCATGATCAAAATCAACATCATGTGTTTAATGTGGATAATGTCTTGTGGGATTTACAAGCTGATGATCTCATTAATCATGTGGTTTGA
- the LOC108824654 gene encoding uncharacterized protein LOC108824654 produces the protein MYKVEVKNGKKTSFWFENWSSMGCLKDILSDGSRIDLGILSTATVEESWSHRRRSHRVLILNKVEDEIERSRRSRVNEEDVSLWMNGKSQSKKIFSSKETWEYIRVKHQLCNWHHAVWFKYSTPKYSFILWTAMKGRLATGERMRSWSGNTNVACVLCSEPLETLEHLFFECDYSSLIWEALMKGILKDQFTVKWGELIRMMRDLTRGRLYLFILKYMFQAAVYMLWRERNRRRHGEVGVPAALLVKLLDKNMRNKFTLIQRKGDSEIGRGMQYWFQK, from the coding sequence ATGTATAAAGTTGAAGTTAAAAATGGGAAGAAGACTTCTTTTTGGTTTGAGAACTGGTCATCAATGGGATGCTTGAAGGATATTTTGAGTGATGGTAGCCGGATTGATTTGGGGATCCTTTCTACTGCGACAGTTGAGGAGAGTTGGAGTCATAGGCGAAGATCTCACCGTGTACTGATTCTAAATAAAGTGGAAGATGAAATAGAGAGAAGTAGAAGAAGTAGAGTGAACGAAGAGGATGTTTCACTATGGATGAATGGGAAAAGTCAGAGTAAAAAGATCTTCTCCTCAAAGGAAACTTGGGAGTACATAAGAGTGAAACATCAGCTTTGTAACTGGCATCATGCAGTGTGGTTCAAGTATTCAACGCCAAAGTATTCATTCATTCTTTGGACGGCGATGAAAGGCAGACTTGCAACAGGAGAGCGGATGAGAAGTTGGAGTGGAAATACAAATGTGGCGTGTGTGCTTTGCAGTGAACCGTTGGAAACACTCGAACATCTTTTCTTCGAGTGTGACTACTCTAGTCTGATATGGGAAGCTCTTATGAAAGGTATATTGAAGGATCAGTTCACGGTGAAGTGGGGAGAGTTAATCAGAATGATGAGAGACTTGACACGAGGCAGATTGTATTTGTTCATCTTGAAGTATATGTTTCAGGCTGCTGTATACATGTTATGGAGGGAGCGTAATCGAAGAAGGCATGGGGAAGTGGGAGTCCCTGCTGCTCTTCTAGTGAAGCTACTTGATAAGAATATGAGGAACAAATTCACTTTGATTCAGAGGAAGGGAGATAGCGAGATAGGGAGAGGAATGCAGTACTGGTTTCAAAAATAG